TTCCCCGGGGACGGCCCGCGCTTTCGCGTCTGCGGCCGCCGTCCGGGGACACGGCCGAACGAGTGGCGGACGACTTGGGCTGATCGCGTGAATTCCAGCGAGGCGGGCACCTTCGGTAATCGTGCGAATACCGTGCGCGCTCTCCCATGAGCCCAGGAAACAGGCCCGCGATCCGCCGTCCGGCGCCGTCCGGAGCGCTTCCCGCCGAGGTGGCAACCACCTTGACACCAAGATCGAGTTCGACATACTCCCCAAGAAGTCCAGGCCCGGCGCGGCCCGTGAATCGGATGCCGACCTCCGGACGACACCGAGGGAGAGGCGGACGCATGGCCGATCGGATGGCGGGCAAGGTCGCTTTCATCACCGGAGCGGCCCGCGGCCAGGGACGTGGCCACGCGCTGCGGCTGGCCGCCGAAGGCGCCGACATCATCGCCGTCGACCGGTGCGCCGAGGTCGACTCGACGCCGTACCCGATGCCCACCGAATTCGACCTGGCCGAGACCGCGCGCGAAGTCGAGGAGCTCGGCAGGCGGGTCGTCCCCCGCGTCGCCGACGTCCGCGACCTCGACGGGTTGCAGGCCGCGTTCGACGCCGGCGTGGCCGAACTGGGCAGGATCGACGTCGTGGTGGCCAACGCGGGCATCGTCGGCTTCGGCCGCACCTGGGAGTTCACCGCCCAGGAGTGGCAGGAGATGATCGACACCAACCTGACCGGGGTGTTCCACACCGCGAAGGTCGCCATCCCCGCGCTGATCGAGCAGGGCGAGGGCGGTTGCCTGCTGTTCACCGCGTCCATCGCCGGGACCAAGGGCATCCAGACCGTCGGGCACTACACGGCCGCCAAGCACGGCGTCGTCGGGCTGATGCGCACCCTCGCCAACGAGCTCGGCCCGCACGGGATCCGGGTGAACACGGTCAACCCGACCAACGTGGACACGGCGATGATCCGGCACCCCGCGATGTACGAGACGCTCAGCCAGGCCGACGCGGAAGCGACCGCGGCGAACGCCGAAGTGACGATGCGGTCGATGAACGTGCTGTCCACCCCGTGGGTCGAGGTGTCCGACGTCAGCAACGCGGTCGCCTTCCTCGCCAGCGACGAGGCGCGGTTCGTGACCGGCGCGGCCTTCCCCGTCGACGCCGGGGCCGCCGTCAAATGAGCGCGGCCGCTCACCGACGCGGCACCACCGAACCAGGAGAGGACGTCCCGATGTCGACGGCCGAGGTCCGCGCCGAGGTCGAGGACCTGCTGGCCGCCTACGCGCTCGGCTACGACGAGGGCGACCCGGAGCTGATCGCCGAGTGCTTCACCGCCGACGCGGAGCTGTCGCTGGAAG
This window of the Saccharopolyspora gloriosae genome carries:
- a CDS encoding mycofactocin-coupled SDR family oxidoreductase, yielding MADRMAGKVAFITGAARGQGRGHALRLAAEGADIIAVDRCAEVDSTPYPMPTEFDLAETAREVEELGRRVVPRVADVRDLDGLQAAFDAGVAELGRIDVVVANAGIVGFGRTWEFTAQEWQEMIDTNLTGVFHTAKVAIPALIEQGEGGCLLFTASIAGTKGIQTVGHYTAAKHGVVGLMRTLANELGPHGIRVNTVNPTNVDTAMIRHPAMYETLSQADAEATAANAEVTMRSMNVLSTPWVEVSDVSNAVAFLASDEARFVTGAAFPVDAGAAVK